In a genomic window of Patescibacteria group bacterium:
- a CDS encoding Fic family protein translates to MEKIAKKYQEVINIFLRNERMSSSDIHNELKKNGHDISLVTVKRMVSEMAETGLLKVTGAGRSTQYAIMSPARLFSEIDARQYIALDPDKRYGLSGYNFDLFHSMPSDIFTNEELQRLEAVSAEYGKGIIGLPQTLQKKELERLIVELSWKSSKIEGNTYTLLDTEKLLLENKEAPGHNKQEAHMILNHKDAFLFIWNNPTHFKTLTRTNLEELHALLVKDLDVDAGVRTHAVGITGSRYRPLDNAHQINDAIESLIRAASYMQTPYARGLIALLGISYIQPFHDGNKRTGRLMANALLLANSCTPPSYRSVDEDEYREATLVFYELNSIMPMKNIFISQYEFAVQNYAVKKNP, encoded by the coding sequence ATGGAAAAAATAGCAAAAAAATACCAGGAAGTTATCAATATTTTTCTCCGAAATGAGCGGATGAGTTCTTCTGATATCCATAATGAACTTAAAAAAAACGGACATGATATTTCTTTAGTTACTGTCAAAAGAATGGTATCCGAAATGGCAGAGACCGGGCTTCTTAAGGTAACTGGTGCCGGGCGCTCTACGCAGTATGCGATCATGTCTCCTGCTCGCCTTTTTTCCGAGATTGATGCTCGCCAATATATTGCGCTTGACCCTGATAAGCGGTATGGATTGAGCGGCTATAATTTTGATCTCTTCCATTCCATGCCATCTGACATTTTCACGAATGAAGAACTTCAGAGGCTTGAGGCGGTAAGTGCCGAATATGGCAAAGGGATCATTGGACTGCCGCAAACTCTCCAAAAAAAAGAACTCGAGCGACTTATCGTTGAACTCTCGTGGAAATCTTCTAAAATTGAGGGTAATACCTATACGCTCCTTGATACAGAGAAGTTGCTCTTGGAAAATAAAGAAGCGCCAGGTCACAACAAACAAGAGGCTCATATGATCCTTAATCATAAGGATGCCTTTCTTTTTATTTGGAATAATCCCACGCACTTCAAAACATTGACACGAACGAATCTGGAGGAGCTGCACGCACTTCTTGTGAAGGATCTGGATGTCGACGCTGGGGTGCGGACCCATGCAGTTGGTATCACAGGATCACGATACCGTCCACTTGATAATGCTCATCAAATCAACGATGCCATAGAAAGTCTTATAAGGGCAGCATCGTACATGCAAACACCCTATGCCCGAGGCTTGATAGCCCTCCTCGGGATAAGTTATATTCAGCCGTTTCATGATGGCAATAAGCGTACGGGTCGTCTCATGGCAAATGCTTTGCTACTCGCGAATTCATGTACACCGCCTTCCTACAGAAGCGTTGATGAAGATGAATACCGTGAAGCGACACTTGTTTTTTATGAATTAAATTCTATTATGCCGATGAAAAACATATTCATCAGCCAGTACGAATTCGCGGTGCAGAATTATGCAGTAAAAAAGAACCCTTAA
- the tsaD gene encoding tRNA (adenosine(37)-N6)-threonylcarbamoyltransferase complex transferase subunit TsaD, whose amino-acid sequence MRLTILGIESSADETAGSLIRFEKGSFRVLSNVVASQVAIHAQYGGVVPEVAARNHIAAVMPVIKEAVGKKIPDVIAVTAGPGLITSLLVGVHTAKALSYLWGVPLVGVNHIEGHLYANFLKPELWQKRAQKIFPAVVLIVSGGHTELISMKGHGKYALLGATRDDAAGECYDKAASLLGLQYPGGPAIDQLSSEGDPSRFSLPRPMIENGNYEFSFSGLKTAVLYLTEKLKKEKKFNRQARADVAASFQQAVIDVLVAKTIAAARKTSAKTILLGGGVVANAHLRSRMQDAVHSSLPKTTFSYPDLKYCTDNAAMIAMAGYFHARKKEYTAWSTLDAMPQWELIR is encoded by the coding sequence ATGCGTCTGACTATTCTTGGTATTGAATCCTCTGCGGATGAAACAGCAGGCTCTCTTATTCGTTTTGAAAAGGGCAGCTTTCGGGTTCTTTCAAATGTAGTTGCCTCCCAGGTGGCTATTCATGCTCAGTATGGTGGCGTTGTTCCGGAAGTTGCCGCGCGCAACCACATTGCGGCAGTAATGCCTGTTATCAAGGAAGCTGTTGGGAAAAAGATTCCTGATGTAATAGCAGTGACGGCAGGCCCCGGTCTCATTACGTCCCTTCTTGTAGGAGTCCATACTGCGAAAGCCCTTTCGTATTTGTGGGGCGTGCCCCTGGTTGGCGTTAATCATATCGAGGGACACTTGTATGCAAATTTTTTAAAACCGGAACTATGGCAAAAGCGTGCACAAAAAATATTCCCTGCCGTTGTTCTTATTGTTTCAGGCGGGCATACCGAGCTTATTTCTATGAAGGGGCATGGGAAGTATGCATTACTTGGAGCAACGAGAGATGATGCTGCCGGGGAATGTTACGACAAGGCTGCTTCGCTTCTGGGTTTGCAGTATCCGGGCGGTCCTGCCATTGACCAACTTTCTTCTGAGGGCGATCCTTCGCGTTTTTCCCTGCCGCGTCCCATGATTGAGAATGGTAATTATGAATTCAGTTTTAGCGGACTCAAGACAGCAGTACTTTATTTGACCGAAAAACTCAAAAAAGAAAAAAAGTTTAATCGACAGGCGCGCGCTGATGTGGCCGCATCGTTTCAACAAGCAGTAATTGATGTACTTGTTGCCAAAACAATCGCGGCTGCGCGCAAAACATCGGCGAAGACGATTTTGTTGGGTGGTGGTGTTGTGGCAAATGCGCACTTGCGCTCTCGCATGCAGGACGCGGTACATTCATCGCTTCCAAAAACTACTTTTTCATACCCTGACTTAAAGTATTGTACGGATAATGCCGCAATGATTGCAATGGCTGGATATTTTCATGCAAGAAAAAAGGAGTACACGGCATGGAGCACACTTGATGCGATGCCCCAATGGGAGCTGATTCGCTAA
- the tsaE gene encoding tRNA (adenosine(37)-N6)-threonylcarbamoyltransferase complex ATPase subunit type 1 TsaE — protein MDKRTIILRAGKKVITHTAVTLKQIARIVHEIAIHLHGGDVIALQGELGAGKTTFTQLLAQELGVRERVASPTFVIMKIYSVRNREARMGGIRHLCHIDAYRLTSSAELYAIAADEYIGRHDGITVIEWAERVKKLIPPKAIWIDIQHIDD, from the coding sequence ATGGACAAGAGAACCATTATCTTGCGAGCAGGAAAAAAAGTGATTACACATACTGCTGTCACGCTTAAGCAAATCGCCCGCATAGTTCACGAGATAGCTATTCATCTTCATGGAGGAGATGTTATCGCTTTGCAGGGGGAGTTGGGAGCCGGAAAAACAACATTTACACAACTCCTTGCACAAGAGCTTGGCGTGCGCGAGCGAGTTGCGAGCCCCACGTTTGTTATAATGAAAATCTATTCAGTGCGAAACAGGGAAGCTCGGATGGGTGGCATACGACATCTCTGTCATATTGATGCATACCGACTCACTTCCTCTGCCGAGCTTTATGCGATAGCCGCCGATGAATATATTGGACGGCATGATGGTATTACTGTTATTGAATGGGCAGAGCGTGTGAAAAAGCTTATTCCTCCAAAAGCTATTTGGATTGACATACAGCATATCGATGATTAG